The Mucilaginibacter yixingensis genome window below encodes:
- a CDS encoding galactokinase family protein: MKHKFSTLFPDTPEQDIRHVYSPYRVCPVGAHIDHQHGPVTGFALDHGVDFLYVPTETGVINLFSTDFEGQVLFPLTAIPPRYQHWGRYVQAAIYTLSKVGEIKYGVQGLICGSMPVGGLSSSSAVLLCYIMALADINDITVDEHQLIELAFIAEKEYIGLSLGKLDQSCEVLARKDHLLYLDTLDDSYRLIPKPDTMPDFDILVFFSGLTRTLVNTGYNTRTDECKVAAYSLLAYEGLPYGSFTDTRLRHVDRAVYNKWKHRLPEPLAKRATHFMTEHERVEQAVEAFSKGDINMLGAIMFASGDSSIQFWESGCPEMIALFQSIKEAPGVYGGRFSGAGFKGCCVALANPDHRQEAIDYVSKAYLEQFPEMEGKYEVWACKTADGVKRIS; the protein is encoded by the coding sequence ATGAAACACAAATTCTCGACCTTATTTCCAGATACCCCCGAACAAGATATTCGCCATGTTTATAGCCCTTACAGGGTTTGTCCGGTGGGCGCGCATATTGATCATCAGCATGGACCAGTTACAGGCTTTGCACTGGACCACGGTGTAGACTTTTTATACGTCCCTACAGAAACGGGGGTAATCAATTTGTTCAGTACTGATTTTGAAGGTCAAGTGCTGTTTCCTTTAACGGCTATTCCTCCAAGATATCAACACTGGGGTCGCTATGTACAGGCTGCTATCTATACGCTATCAAAAGTTGGCGAGATAAAATATGGTGTGCAAGGCTTAATTTGCGGATCAATGCCTGTGGGAGGTTTATCTTCTTCGTCGGCCGTACTGCTGTGCTACATCATGGCTCTGGCCGATATTAATGACATCACCGTAGATGAACATCAGCTAATCGAACTGGCGTTTATTGCCGAAAAAGAATACATCGGTTTGAGCCTGGGTAAACTTGACCAAAGCTGCGAGGTACTGGCCAGGAAAGATCATTTACTATACCTGGATACGCTGGATGATTCATACCGATTGATACCGAAACCGGATACCATGCCTGATTTTGATATCCTGGTTTTCTTTAGTGGTTTAACGCGCACATTAGTAAATACGGGGTATAACACGCGCACAGACGAGTGCAAGGTGGCCGCTTACTCTTTATTGGCCTATGAGGGCCTGCCATACGGATCATTTACAGACACGCGTTTACGCCATGTAGACCGCGCCGTATACAACAAATGGAAACACCGCCTGCCAGAACCGCTGGCCAAACGCGCCACTCACTTTATGACCGAACATGAACGTGTGGAGCAAGCTGTGGAGGCTTTTTCTAAGGGAGATATTAACATGCTTGGCGCCATTATGTTTGCCTCTGGCGATAGCTCCATTCAATTCTGGGAGTCTGGCTGTCCGGAAATGATCGCCTTATTTCAATCCATTAAAGAGGCCCCGGGCGTATATGGGGGCCGTTTTAGCGGCGCCGGTTTTAAAGGCTGTTGCGTAGCCCTTGCAAACCCCGATCATCGCCAGGAAGCGATTGACTACGTGAGCAAAGCCTACCTGGAGCAGTTCCCAGAAATGGAAGGCAAGTACGAAGTGTGGGCCTGCAAAACCGCCGACGGCGTAAAGCGCATTAGCTAA
- a CDS encoding nucleotidyltransferase family protein, producing MKSLILAAGYATRLYPLTQNFPKPLLEVGGKTILDRLIERIDGIDEITEHVIVTNATFYSHFQNWKEQANYTKKITVLNDGTTSNDNRLGAVKDILFTVEQLHINDDLLVVAGDNVVTFSFSDFVTYAKQKGTSCITCHEEPSIAALQKTGVLETDESFKVIAMHEKPANPPSHWAVPPFYLYKASDLPLIKTALEQGCGYDAPGNLAAWLCQQTTVYAWPINGIRYDIGDLAAYEHAQTVFAGL from the coding sequence ATGAAATCATTGATACTGGCAGCCGGTTATGCCACCCGTTTATATCCGCTTACCCAAAATTTCCCGAAACCTTTACTGGAAGTTGGCGGAAAAACTATTCTTGATCGCCTGATTGAGCGGATAGATGGTATTGACGAAATTACCGAGCACGTCATCGTAACCAACGCCACTTTTTATAGTCATTTCCAGAACTGGAAAGAGCAAGCAAACTATACCAAAAAAATTACGGTTTTGAACGACGGCACCACCAGTAACGATAACAGACTGGGCGCCGTTAAGGATATTTTGTTCACTGTTGAGCAATTGCACATTAACGATGACCTGCTGGTAGTAGCTGGCGACAATGTGGTTACCTTCTCATTTAGTGATTTTGTAACCTATGCAAAGCAAAAAGGCACCAGCTGCATCACCTGCCACGAAGAGCCATCTATAGCCGCACTGCAAAAAACCGGTGTACTGGAAACCGATGAAAGCTTTAAGGTGATTGCCATGCACGAGAAACCTGCCAACCCGCCATCGCATTGGGCAGTACCTCCGTTCTATTTGTACAAAGCCTCAGACCTCCCGCTCATCAAAACTGCCTTAGAGCAAGGCTGCGGGTATGATGCCCCAGGCAACCTGGCTGCATGGCTATGCCAGCAAACTACAGTTTACGCCTGGCCAATTAACGGCATCAGGTATGATATTGGCGATCTGGCGGCTTATGAGCACGCGCAGACGGTGTTTGCCGGGCTGTAA
- the istA gene encoding IS21 family transposase, producing MSKIRQILRMYSQGRSKLSIAAQTGVSRNTAKKYLIAFDASGFTFEEINTLNDKELEDFFGKSSERPPDKRMVALQRCFPQIDKELKRVGMNRRILWEAYIKEFPDGFKYTQFCFYYNQWKARVNPTMHLDHKAGDKLYVDFAGEKLSIADKDTGEVIEAEVFVAILGASQLTYVEAVLSQQKEDFIAACENALHFYGGVPAAIVPDNLKAAVTKSNRYEPTLNETFADFADHYGTTILPARAYRPRDKALVEGAVKIVYSRIYAPVRKEAYHTLAELNIAIKVALEAHNSQPLKGRNYSRKLQFEEIERQALSPLPALRYEFKRQHQATVMKNGHVCLGIDKHYYSVPYRFIGRKVKLLYSRTNVEVYYHYERIAMHRRIKSPYSYTTDKDHLASTHRFMTEWTPDKFLEWAASIHEDVRLYILKILDRKQHPEQAYRSCIGILSLARKAGNERLASACRRALGYGVYNYKTIQQILENKMDSYEESLFADELPMPSHDNIRGENYYK from the coding sequence ATGAGTAAGATAAGACAGATCCTCAGGATGTACAGCCAGGGCCGCAGCAAGCTATCGATAGCGGCCCAGACCGGCGTGTCACGCAATACCGCAAAGAAGTACCTTATTGCGTTCGATGCCAGCGGCTTTACGTTCGAGGAAATCAATACCCTTAATGATAAGGAGCTGGAGGACTTCTTTGGCAAAAGCAGTGAACGTCCCCCGGACAAGCGAATGGTGGCCCTGCAACGCTGTTTCCCGCAGATAGATAAAGAGTTAAAGCGTGTCGGTATGAACCGCCGCATCCTGTGGGAAGCTTATATCAAAGAGTTCCCTGACGGGTTCAAGTACACCCAATTCTGCTTTTATTACAACCAGTGGAAAGCCCGCGTGAACCCCACGATGCACCTGGATCATAAAGCCGGTGATAAGCTGTATGTGGACTTTGCCGGTGAAAAGCTAAGCATAGCGGACAAGGATACCGGTGAGGTCATCGAGGCCGAGGTGTTCGTTGCTATCCTTGGCGCCAGCCAACTAACTTACGTAGAAGCTGTGCTGAGCCAGCAGAAAGAAGACTTTATAGCAGCCTGTGAGAATGCCCTGCACTTTTATGGCGGCGTACCTGCCGCCATCGTTCCCGACAACCTGAAGGCTGCCGTTACCAAGAGTAACCGCTATGAGCCAACGCTGAACGAGACCTTTGCTGACTTTGCCGACCATTACGGAACGACCATCTTACCAGCGAGGGCGTACCGCCCTCGTGACAAAGCACTGGTAGAAGGAGCCGTTAAGATCGTTTACAGCCGTATCTACGCACCTGTTCGCAAAGAGGCCTATCATACCCTTGCAGAACTGAATATCGCGATCAAGGTCGCTTTAGAAGCACATAACAGCCAGCCGCTGAAAGGCCGCAATTACAGCAGAAAGCTCCAGTTCGAGGAGATAGAACGCCAGGCACTCTCGCCATTACCGGCATTACGTTATGAGTTCAAACGGCAGCACCAGGCCACTGTAATGAAGAACGGACATGTTTGTCTGGGTATCGACAAACACTACTACAGCGTACCGTACCGCTTTATCGGCAGGAAGGTCAAACTGCTGTATTCCCGCACCAACGTAGAAGTCTACTACCACTATGAACGCATCGCCATGCACAGGCGCATCAAAAGCCCTTACAGCTACACAACGGATAAAGATCACCTGGCTTCGACACACCGCTTTATGACCGAATGGACACCCGATAAGTTCCTGGAATGGGCAGCATCCATTCACGAGGATGTGAGGCTTTACATCCTGAAGATACTGGACCGAAAGCAACATCCGGAACAAGCTTACCGCTCCTGTATCGGTATCCTCAGCCTGGCGCGCAAGGCAGGTAACGAAAGGCTGGCCAGCGCTTGCAGGCGTGCGCTCGGCTATGGCGTGTACAACTACAAGACCATACAGCAGATACTGGAGAACAAGATGGACAGCTACGAGGAAAGCTTATTTGCTGACGAGCTGCCTATGCCCAGCCATGACAATATCCGGGGAGAGAACTACTATAAATAA
- the istB gene encoding IS21-like element helper ATPase IstB, whose product MNTNTLDKLRKLKFYGMYHAFKSCLETGQTAEYTTDELLAHLVEAEWDDRQNRRIERTIMYAKFRYKASVENIHYHADRSIDRNQVMRLADCHFIDRNENLLITGSTGIGKSYIASAIGHQACILGYRVFYASTPKLFAKLKMAKADGSYMKDVAKLERQQLLILDDFGIQPFDAQSRAALMEIIEDRHGKTSLIITSQLPVSKWYEVIGEKTIADAILDRIVHDAHRMELKGESMRKRRPAEPEKSYLQNTL is encoded by the coding sequence ATGAACACGAACACCTTAGACAAACTTCGCAAACTGAAGTTCTATGGCATGTACCATGCCTTTAAAAGCTGCCTGGAAACGGGACAGACCGCAGAATACACCACTGATGAACTGCTGGCCCACCTGGTAGAGGCCGAATGGGACGACCGGCAGAACAGGCGCATAGAGCGTACGATCATGTATGCTAAGTTCCGCTATAAGGCCTCGGTAGAGAACATCCACTACCATGCCGACCGTAGTATCGACCGCAATCAGGTAATGCGCCTGGCAGACTGCCACTTTATTGACCGGAATGAGAACCTGTTGATCACAGGCAGCACCGGTATCGGCAAAAGCTATATCGCTTCTGCTATCGGACACCAAGCCTGCATACTGGGTTACCGCGTGTTCTATGCCAGCACACCCAAACTCTTTGCTAAGCTGAAGATGGCCAAGGCAGATGGTTCCTACATGAAGGATGTAGCCAAACTGGAACGCCAGCAACTACTGATCCTGGATGACTTCGGTATACAACCTTTTGATGCGCAGAGCAGGGCCGCACTGATGGAGATCATTGAGGACAGGCACGGTAAGACATCCCTGATCATCACCTCTCAGCTGCCGGTCAGTAAATGGTATGAGGTCATTGGTGAAAAGACGATCGCTGATGCTATCCTCGACCGCATCGTGCATGATGCGCACCGGATGGAACTAAAGGGAGAGTCGATGAGAAAAAGAAGGCCCGCAGAGCCCGAAAAAAGCTATCTGCAAAACACACTTTAA
- a CDS encoding toprim domain-containing protein: MEMKNEAFSLLRIRELDLVNLLEKLGHEPAARKKNDTDYWYLSPLRDERTPSFHIDRTANEWYDFGLMAGGNPIDFLLRYHGCSIAALLERMNVSFSPHRLSAFETDLLNDRFDRDSKLVVKEVRPLYAYPLKNYLHERSIPIVVADAYCKELTYDIGGRSYYGIGFQNNLGGWEIRNKSFKQSSAPKDVTFLSYGAGSAHVFEGFMDFLSWQALHPYQEPRSVDFVVLNGAGLFDRALSFLKQHERVHLWLDRDVTGLAYRDYALSLGNCFVDESGLYEEFKDLNDWLRCKGEMQKPILRLGGGLRPAG; this comes from the coding sequence ATGGAAATGAAAAACGAGGCATTCTCGCTCCTCCGGATCAGGGAGTTAGACTTGGTGAACCTGCTGGAAAAGCTGGGGCACGAGCCGGCGGCGCGAAAGAAAAATGATACGGACTATTGGTATTTGTCACCCTTGCGGGATGAACGGACACCAAGCTTTCACATCGACCGTACTGCCAACGAATGGTACGATTTCGGATTGATGGCAGGCGGAAACCCGATTGACTTTTTACTGCGCTATCACGGATGTTCCATTGCTGCCTTATTGGAGCGTATGAACGTTTCTTTCTCCCCTCACCGGCTCTCCGCTTTTGAAACGGATTTGTTGAATGACAGGTTTGACAGGGATAGCAAATTAGTGGTCAAAGAAGTACGCCCGCTTTATGCTTATCCGCTCAAAAATTATCTCCATGAACGGTCTATACCTATTGTGGTCGCGGATGCTTATTGCAAGGAGTTGACCTATGATATTGGTGGCCGCTCGTATTACGGTATCGGCTTTCAAAATAACCTGGGCGGCTGGGAGATCCGCAACAAAAGTTTCAAGCAAAGCAGTGCGCCAAAAGATGTGACTTTTTTGTCTTATGGAGCAGGCTCTGCGCATGTCTTTGAGGGCTTTATGGACTTCCTTTCCTGGCAGGCGCTTCATCCCTATCAGGAACCGCGCTCGGTGGATTTTGTCGTGCTGAATGGTGCGGGTTTGTTTGACCGGGCGCTGTCTTTTCTGAAGCAGCACGAGCGGGTGCATCTATGGCTAGACAGGGATGTGACGGGTTTGGCTTATCGTGATTATGCCTTGTCTTTAGGCAATTGTTTTGTAGATGAAAGCGGCCTTTATGAAGAGTTTAAGGATTTGAATGACTGGCTGCGCTGTAAGGGTGAGATGCAAAAGCCGATTTTGCGCCTGGGTGGCGGTTTACGGCCAGCGGGCTGA
- a CDS encoding plasmid mobilization relaxosome protein MobC, with the protein MSEDKKTGRYRIIGLRLNAAEFEKLETGWKNSTISKLSEYVRRVLFGKRITVYSRNKSLDELVAELVVLRRELNAIGVNFNQAVHRLHMLDHAPQMQVWVERFGRDRDRYFELFGEVVLKVNSISEQWLQ; encoded by the coding sequence ATGAGTGAGGATAAGAAAACGGGGCGTTACCGGATCATTGGTTTACGGCTGAATGCGGCAGAGTTTGAAAAGCTGGAAACAGGCTGGAAAAACAGCACCATCAGCAAGCTGTCGGAATATGTGCGGCGGGTGTTGTTTGGCAAACGGATCACGGTCTATTCGCGGAATAAATCACTGGACGAACTGGTCGCTGAACTGGTGGTGTTGCGTCGGGAACTGAATGCCATCGGGGTAAACTTTAACCAAGCGGTGCATCGGCTGCATATGCTGGATCATGCGCCGCAAATGCAGGTTTGGGTGGAGCGTTTCGGGCGTGACCGCGACCGCTATTTTGAATTGTTCGGAGAAGTGGTTTTAAAAGTTAATTCGATCAGCGAACAGTGGTTGCAGTAG
- a CDS encoding relaxase/mobilization nuclease domain-containing protein, with translation MNYNEAKVRAGEAVCLEAGFYPMAAADLSFQQKLRRLEMLTELNQRTTVNSLHISLNFHPSEQFSDERLKELAEEFLDRIGFTGQPYLLYQHFDAGHPHVHLVTTNIKADGKAINLNNIGKDRARPACVAMEKAYGLVSTAGQKNDLTERFKPVNVQRALYGKMETKRAMNGIINVVAGSYNFTSLAQLNAVLGLYNIVADTGGEGSRVNRFEGLVFRVLDASGNKVGVPIKASDFYEKPTLKKLREKFKKNELKRDGLKKNLKTKIDLALLGGGKSLEKLVAELKGGAVDVVVRRGKDGVIYGMTYVDHKNKVVFNGSELGKAYSAKAVLERCQNIGAGEEKKQNGEAEKLGVGGYANAGKGRDPSREFVPGDGSAAGGRGLAEVLLDAGELREVMDWELKRKKKKKKRLRLSPG, from the coding sequence TTGAACTATAACGAGGCCAAGGTTCGGGCGGGTGAAGCGGTTTGTTTAGAAGCCGGCTTTTACCCGATGGCGGCTGCTGATCTCAGCTTTCAGCAGAAGCTCAGGCGGCTGGAAATGCTGACGGAATTGAACCAGCGGACGACGGTGAACAGCCTGCATATTTCCCTGAATTTCCATCCTTCAGAGCAGTTTTCGGATGAGCGCTTAAAAGAACTGGCGGAAGAATTTTTAGACAGGATAGGCTTTACGGGGCAGCCTTATTTATTGTACCAGCATTTTGATGCGGGGCACCCGCATGTGCACCTGGTAACCACAAATATTAAAGCGGATGGTAAGGCGATTAACCTGAATAATATCGGCAAAGACCGGGCGCGGCCGGCCTGTGTTGCCATGGAAAAAGCCTATGGTTTGGTGTCTACAGCTGGTCAGAAAAATGATCTGACGGAACGTTTCAAACCGGTCAACGTGCAGCGGGCTTTGTATGGCAAAATGGAGACGAAGCGGGCAATGAATGGTATCATCAATGTGGTGGCGGGCAGCTATAATTTTACGTCGCTGGCGCAGTTGAATGCGGTGTTGGGTTTGTATAATATCGTAGCGGATACCGGTGGCGAGGGTTCGCGGGTGAACAGGTTTGAGGGTTTAGTTTTCCGGGTGCTGGATGCGTCGGGTAATAAGGTGGGTGTGCCGATCAAAGCGAGTGATTTTTATGAGAAGCCGACCTTAAAAAAATTGCGGGAAAAGTTTAAGAAAAACGAGTTGAAGCGCGACGGGTTAAAGAAAAACTTAAAGACAAAAATTGACCTGGCCCTGCTGGGTGGAGGTAAAAGTTTGGAGAAGCTGGTCGCGGAATTAAAAGGCGGGGCTGTTGATGTGGTGGTACGCCGGGGTAAGGATGGGGTGATCTATGGGATGACCTATGTAGACCATAAAAATAAAGTGGTATTTAACGGGAGCGAGTTGGGCAAGGCTTACAGCGCCAAAGCTGTTTTGGAACGCTGTCAAAACATAGGGGCCGGTGAGGAAAAAAAACAAAACGGGGAAGCGGAAAAGCTCGGGGTGGGCGGCTATGCAAACGCGGGAAAAGGGCGTGATCCTTCGCGGGAATTTGTGCCGGGTGATGGATCGGCTGCCGGTGGTCGGGGTTTGGCGGAGGTGTTGCTGGATGCAGGCGAGCTGCGCGAGGTGATGGACTGGGAACTGAAGCGGAAAAAGAAGAAAAAGAAAAGGCTGCGGCTGTCGCCGGGTTGA
- the mobC gene encoding conjugal transfer protein MobC: protein MQTGENDQAMRKILDMTRLISIVVLLLHFYVVCYGAFAGWHLVSALGDRLLGNVVRTGLFSSFMKPKLIALAFLVIALIGVKGKKDEKQTGKTAALYLIIGLFFFFASQLVLLVRAKMTLVAVAYMASCGLGFLLIMSGGTMLSKIIRDKLSGDIFNRDQETFPQEERLLENEFSVNLPVKYILKGKERRGWINFINLFRALVVLGSPGSGKSYFIIRHIITQHIRKGFAMFVYDFKMPDLAVIAYNTWLKYRDGYKVPPKFYSINFDDLSRSSRCNPLDPSAMLDLTDAVESARTILLGLNREWIKRQGDFFVESPINFLTAIIWYLRKYNDGEFCTLPHVIELMQADYDSLFTLLSTQKEIDVLINPFISAYKRDAVEQLEGQIASAKITMAHIASPQLYYVLSGNEFTLDINNPAAPKIVCMGNNPQKIQIYGAVLSLFTNRLLKIINQKDKLKCSLVFDEFPTLTTDIIPTISTGRSNLISTCLGIQDASQLRKDYGREQADVIMNIVGNMAVGQVSGDTAKAVSEKIGRIMQDRESLSINRSDTSISRSKQLEAAVPASRISALSSGEFVGMVADNPDCKIELKAFHCEIVNDHAALKKEIDSYVPLPEVMKINNAIVERNYLEIKQDIRDIIELEMERLLSDPALAYLIIKKAG from the coding sequence ATGCAGACTGGAGAAAACGATCAGGCGATGCGCAAGATCCTCGATATGACGAGGCTGATCAGTATAGTGGTATTGCTGCTGCATTTTTATGTGGTGTGTTACGGGGCGTTCGCGGGCTGGCATTTGGTGTCGGCTTTGGGTGACCGCTTATTGGGGAATGTGGTGCGGACGGGGCTGTTCAGCAGCTTTATGAAGCCAAAGCTGATCGCGCTGGCCTTTCTGGTGATCGCGCTGATCGGCGTGAAAGGTAAAAAGGATGAAAAGCAGACGGGCAAGACAGCGGCCCTTTACTTAATAATCGGTCTCTTTTTTTTCTTCGCCAGCCAGCTGGTATTGCTGGTGAGGGCAAAAATGACCTTGGTGGCTGTGGCTTATATGGCTAGCTGTGGTTTGGGCTTTTTGCTGATCATGAGCGGCGGTACGATGCTGTCGAAGATCATCCGGGACAAGCTGAGCGGTGACATCTTTAACCGTGACCAGGAGACTTTCCCGCAGGAAGAACGGCTGCTGGAGAACGAGTTTTCGGTAAACCTGCCGGTAAAATATATACTCAAAGGCAAAGAGCGTCGCGGCTGGATCAATTTTATCAACCTGTTCCGGGCTTTGGTGGTGCTTGGTTCACCGGGCTCGGGTAAGAGTTACTTTATTATCCGGCATATCATCACCCAGCATATCCGCAAGGGTTTTGCCATGTTCGTCTATGACTTTAAAATGCCGGACCTGGCGGTCATCGCTTATAATACCTGGCTGAAATATCGTGACGGGTACAAGGTTCCCCCAAAATTCTACTCCATCAATTTTGATGATCTGTCACGGAGCAGCCGCTGCAACCCATTAGATCCCTCGGCGATGCTGGATCTGACGGATGCGGTGGAATCGGCGCGGACGATCCTGCTGGGCCTGAACCGCGAGTGGATCAAACGGCAGGGTGATTTTTTTGTTGAGTCGCCGATCAACTTTTTGACGGCGATCATCTGGTATCTGCGTAAATATAACGACGGAGAGTTTTGTACCCTGCCGCATGTGATCGAGTTGATGCAGGCGGATTATGACAGTCTGTTCACGTTGCTGAGTACGCAAAAAGAGATTGATGTGTTGATCAACCCTTTTATCAGTGCCTACAAACGTGATGCGGTGGAACAGTTGGAGGGGCAGATCGCTTCGGCGAAGATCACGATGGCACATATCGCTTCGCCGCAATTGTATTACGTGTTATCAGGTAATGAGTTCACGCTGGATATTAACAACCCCGCCGCACCCAAGATCGTTTGCATGGGTAACAACCCGCAGAAGATACAGATCTATGGCGCAGTGTTATCCCTGTTTACCAACCGTCTGCTGAAGATCATTAACCAAAAGGATAAGCTGAAATGCAGCTTGGTGTTTGATGAGTTCCCGACACTGACCACGGACATTATCCCCACGATCAGTACCGGGAGATCCAATCTGATCTCGACCTGTTTGGGTATCCAGGATGCCAGCCAGTTGCGTAAGGATTATGGCCGCGAGCAGGCGGATGTGATCATGAATATCGTAGGTAATATGGCGGTCGGGCAGGTATCGGGAGATACGGCCAAAGCGGTATCGGAAAAGATCGGACGGATCATGCAGGACCGGGAAAGCCTGTCCATCAACCGCAGTGATACCTCGATCAGCCGGTCAAAACAATTGGAAGCAGCCGTACCGGCTTCACGGATCTCGGCATTAAGTTCAGGAGAATTTGTCGGTATGGTGGCCGATAACCCGGATTGTAAAATTGAATTGAAAGCATTTCATTGTGAGATTGTCAATGACCATGCGGCGTTGAAAAAAGAAATTGATAGCTATGTGCCGCTGCCGGAGGTCATGAAGATCAATAATGCGATTGTGGAGCGGAATTATTTGGAGATCAAACAGGATATACGGGATATTATTGAGTTGGAAATGGAGCGGTTGCTGAGTGATCCGGCGTTGGCATATTTAATCATTAAAAAAGCAGGCTGA
- a CDS encoding helix-turn-helix domain-containing protein, producing MSYWGSNVRFLRKRAGLSQDALAGTLSMTRVKLNAHENGKTSNPTVSDLVAVSNHFAVSIDNLLRLDLAGLTEKELNDLERPKANMRVLAISVDEQNDEYIEYVPVKAKAGYTTGHRDPDYIAALPKYRFPGLAKGKTFRLFPTTGDSMVPVPEGSDVLAAYVADWQAIKAETLCIVIMRSEQDFVFKQVTLIGKDRLQLKSLNEQYEPYLVKLEEVLEIWEFDRYISRVVPLQRTELDDIKSLLLDMRRDLKRNKN from the coding sequence ATGTCCTATTGGGGTAGTAATGTCCGTTTTTTGCGTAAGCGTGCTGGATTAAGTCAGGATGCACTCGCCGGTACGTTATCAATGACCAGGGTGAAATTGAACGCACATGAAAATGGCAAGACAAGTAACCCGACGGTTAGTGACCTCGTTGCCGTGTCAAACCACTTTGCCGTTAGTATCGACAATTTGTTGAGACTGGATCTGGCGGGATTGACTGAAAAGGAATTAAATGATCTGGAAAGGCCGAAAGCAAACATGAGAGTGTTGGCGATATCTGTGGATGAGCAGAACGATGAATATATCGAATATGTTCCTGTCAAAGCAAAAGCGGGTTATACGACTGGTCACCGTGATCCGGATTATATCGCTGCTTTACCAAAATACCGATTCCCTGGATTGGCCAAGGGGAAAACGTTTCGCTTGTTTCCAACGACCGGAGATTCGATGGTACCGGTGCCGGAAGGCAGCGACGTCCTTGCGGCGTACGTAGCCGACTGGCAAGCCATAAAAGCTGAAACATTGTGTATTGTGATCATGCGGTCGGAACAAGATTTTGTGTTTAAGCAGGTCACCTTGATTGGTAAAGACCGCTTGCAGTTAAAATCTCTGAATGAACAATACGAGCCTTACCTGGTAAAATTGGAAGAGGTGTTGGAAATATGGGAGTTTGACCGCTATATCAGCCGGGTTGTTCCTTTGCAAAGGACAGAATTGGATGATATTAAATCACTGCTGTTGGATATGCGACGTGATTTAAAGAGGAACAAAAACTGA